The following is a genomic window from Solanum lycopersicum chromosome 6, SLM_r2.1.
ATTTTCACAAAGCTGAATTTAGTGTAGACCAATGGTTTAAGGGGTAACGGTGTTCTATTTCATGTGACCTACTTGAGAAACAGTTAGCATCAAGAAGATTTACTTACAGGCCTTCTCATGTGATTAATTCCAAGCTCTGAACATCTTGTAACTATAGACTGGAGATCTATTCCCCAAAACTCAATATCTTTGTCCTGCTGCAAGTTTAGTATAAAAGAAACGTTCTCCTCTTCCTTCAAATGATCTATATCTTCGATTTTTTGAGGCTGGGAGCCAACAATTAGATCTTCTGTTATCAATGTGTAGTTCATTCCTGCAGTTGAAAATTATACTTTTAAGCTTCCTATTAAAACTTTACTGTATTTTCCAATCATCTCTTCATGACAAACACCAAAATCCTACATATAGAAGATCCAAATCATTTGATATAGCATAATTGCTGCAAAACAGAAGGCAGGGAGCCCAATTTTACTAATTCAATACAGCGCAACAACAACTTTACAAATCAGATGTTCCATTTTTATGACGAAGATTTAGATCTATTAAGCAATACAATTTCCAAATTGATCTAAGCTTTTAAGTATGTAAACAGCAATCACTTTGGTTAAAGTTCTATGGCCATGTACAAAAGAAGTAGAAGGTAAGACATACATAACCCAGTACAAGAAAGTCAAAAAGAGCATAGCAGAAGAACTTTTCTGGGGATCTTAACCCATGATTCCTCTTAGTTAAAAACCCAATAAGTTGCTAACACCTACATCTTAAAAGTAAACAAGTTTAGAGAAGTGACCATGGTAAAGGAAAGCATAATTCAGATGTTAATATTAAATTGGTAAATACCAAGTTCATGGTGATATTCGTAAGGATTCCTCATCATTCTCTTCATAGCTAAGTTGTATTCCTCCATCTTCTTATTACTACTGTATCTACCATGGTTTTCTTTAACTTCGCTGCAAGAAATCTGGAAGGATTTGTTGGTGAAGTTCCACAAGGAATTTGCATATTTCTTGCTTGAACGAGAGAATAAAAATGGATTATTTTGAACTGGGGAGAAGCAGGTAGAGTTCCAGAGAGCTCCCATGGTGCTTCTGTCAGCTTCCTAGATTTTTCTATGGTGGATGGATAGCCATGTGAATCAAGTCTCCATTCCCACAGTAGTAGCGCATTTCGGGCCTAAATTTATGGGGATATGGCGGCCTATACAATGGTATTTCTAGGAAAAACTTGGACGCAGCCCATGAATTTGGATAACTCCAAAACCCAAAGTATCCCCTTAGACTCGATCAACAAAACACATTCTTTTATGTGATTTTGGTACGTGCTACAaagatgaaatttgaaatttattttgaaaacttGCCTAAAATCTCATTAGTTTTAATTTAGGAGCtaagtattttgataaattCTAACTtgtaatattacaaaaaattataaaattttggtgCTTTCATATACGTTCAATTACATTTAggtatattacataaaaaattaaatgtaatttattatAGATATATTGTATTCAAATGAATTCACATGTATATAGGATACATAATAAATCTCGTAATACCTAAGATACATGCAAATCATatcagatacatgtatctagtgtgaATTACATATAATTAGATACATAACGAATGTCGATTGTCTTCCTCCCCATCTTGTTCACCTATCTCTctattttagtgtttttaatAGCAAAAATACATGTATCCAAGTGTATCTTACTCAATATATGGTAAGAAACTCATAATTAGtagtaaaatatataatctataaaaaaaaaagtatagctAATAATAGTATATATGATAGTGAAGTATGTATAATTACGTAGTTTAActaattttatcttatattttattgaagTTATTAGCTAAGTCCGAGATTATTTTACAATTTATACTAAAATGGTGGGATTTCTATCCCATATAGAAGGtggaataaaataattcaatcaaatatCTTTACTTATTTCATACGTGTATCAAACAACCCCTTTAATGAATCTTAAAAAATATGAGTAActtaattacaaaaatctcaCCAATTTTAAGACCTAACTACAAAACTTACCAGATTTTGAACTTCAGAAACATGTAATTGGCGCATccaaatacatgtatctcgGATATATGTACCCGAGATACATGGTAACAAACTTAGGTTtaatttgttctagatacaCTATATTTTAGTAGATTCACATGTATCAAGTTCTCTCATTCGCCTCTCTCCCATCTCACGCGTcattctcctctcttgcttgcCTCTTTATATATAGTATtccagatacatgtatctggGAATCCTCCTCGCCTTCCTCCTATCTCGCTCACCTCTCCctatattttaatgtatttaataGCAAACATACATGTATTTAGGtgtattgacttgaaattttgtatgaaattattaattagtgaCATAATATGTAGTTTCAAACTATAGgaagaattaataaatatgatagaAAGACTCTCAGCATACTTTCTCggcaataatttaaaaaatgatcgTCCACTTTATGATTTTTTAGTACTTGAGCAATCAAAAAGTTGGAGACTTTATATATGGgataaaataaatcttttctAGATGGACTAACGATTTGATGAGACGTGACATGTGCATCTGTTATGAATGGGCCTAGACAACTATTGACGAAGAAACCTAATACCAACTTAACTGGCTATGTGTGAGATTCGGGTTGATAAATAGAGTCTTTTGAGATCAAAAAATATTCTTGAGGTTAGATTGTTTTGCTAGAGTGATCCTTAAGAACGCATTAGTAATACCATATTGTCGTTTagttgttgtagttgttgtgGCCGAAGCTCAAATGCTATTAGGTATAGTCGTAGAGTCGTCGCATGTCTATAAGTGTGGAagtgttcgaggacgaacaaaGTTATAAGTGTGAGGTGGTGATCTTAGGCGTATTTTAATGCCTAATAACCATTTTATCCCATATATATAGTCGAGTTGAGGAAATTTTTGTTATCTAAGACAAATTTAGAGAGTCTTCGGATTCCGAGTCTTCTAACCAATATGATTGATGTTTTAGGTCGAAAATTATTGGAAAATGAGCTAAATTTGGGCACTGTAGCAAAGGGGGAAAAGTAGAAAAAGAAGTAGCGGAAAATTTATAACAGAGGAGTTTGTGATGGAGGAGCGTTTTGGAGTCGTTCCTGCCATGTGCAAATTTATGCGAGGGAACAGGTCCGCGTCACAATCCTGGACACAAAAACGGGCCCAAGTGTTATTTTAGACTATAAATAGTTAAAGTGTCATCTTATTGCACACCCACTTTTCCAAAAAGACGGGAGCTAACAAAAGATATGATTTAATACCATTTTTCTagcgtttttttttctttttctacgTCTTGCTAAAGTCTTGTATGATCCTAATGCATTTCATGATGCTATTTTGTGTTATGAGTAGCTAAAATCCCCTATTCCAGGGTTGTATCTATAATTGATGGTTTAATGTGAAGTTGTTTCTTGTGTGAGAAGGGTAATTTATACTTTGTGCTTGCTTtcttattttactattttaatgcttgatcaaaattagaataaatttaGTTTCCACTCTTGAACTCGGAAGACGAATAGAGGGATAGACCAAAGAATGCAAGAGGTGTGTTCAATCTTAGGTGAGTTCTAGATTGTTTTGTGTGTAGTATAGCATTAAACTTATACACCACATTTGGTTGAAATGCAAGACGAATGCTTAGTGCTCCTTTGTTTATTCATATCTAATCCCGCCCTCAACAATTAAGTTAGGTTGTCAATGATGGTAGGCGATTAGAGGTCAGAAGATCGTGATTGTAAAATGAACCTTGCCAACCTGCAGTGAGTTAACCCCTTTGTTGAATGCCTTTAATCGGACCCGTTACAACAGAAAGGATGGGGGTCTCGCTGaccggtcagcgagtcgggggctccaggggggcgacgcgccccctggcctgggggtccgggggggcagagacgcccccggcccgacggtatacaatgttgctgtattgggcccttaattatctgtcaattctgtatgttgggcccaagcctgttagggcgtagcttagcactatatatagacgctatggcaaaccctattttgtattctgtttttgcctctccataataaaactgctccctctctttcccgtggacgtagccaatttattggtgaaccacgtaaatctgttgtcttatttttcgcatttatattttctcgtattatctcaaattccgcacaacaccCTTGAACCTTGGGATAAAACAACATTAAATCGGAAATCAATTTATTCTAGAACCCTGGGATATCTctctaaattttgaattttccttGTAGAATTTCATTTACTTAAAATAACTAAGTCCTGCTAGTGCTAGAGTAGtaatttaaacaaatttcttaatttaaatGACACTTGAGTTTAGGTAGTCATTGCAAATTGTTATTCGTTGATTTGAAGTCCTTTAGGTACGAACATTTAGCTCGAAAGAGTCTCTTTACTGCTTGAGTGAGCACGTACTTGCGTGAGATTTTCAGACGCAACATCTACGTTGAACTAGATCAGTTTACACTTTTACAAAAAGAGTTATGGTTTTgagagaagaggagaaaagaaaagaaagttcaAGATTCGTCAAGAATGTTCAAGAATCACTTGTGCatttcgtcgggggtgatccctaatAAGGTATGTGGGTCTCTCATAACGTTGTATTTGTTTATCCACATGCCAAGCATGTTTGATTCAACGTAATCTAGCTCTAAAACGATTGGATTTTGAATGTTCTTGTTGGTTGTATTTGAATTGCATTCATTCTTGAACATGAGTTGAAGTTTATGAATTTCTTGAGGTAAAAAGTATTATGTCTTGATTTTATTAGGTTAGATCCTTGTGTAAATGATGTGGGTACATGAAATCTAAGtgaatttgagaaaagaaattgaattagaaCGATTTAAGGTCAGGAAACGAGAGGAAAGTTCGTCAGGCGCCACCTTGGAAAGGCAGGCGCTGCGCGTCCTATCTGCGCTAGAGGGCCTGGGGGCGGAGCGCCCAAATGGGGCTTTTGAACTTTGGGGCGAGCGCAACGCTTCCTGAATGCGCTCGAATTGGTGTTTTTCATCTAAATTTTGTAATTCAGTCCATTTAAGCCATTCTAAAAAGTGTTTTAACACTTCCTAATAATTCTCactactctaaatgacttctaaatATATAGAAATCATCCAGAAATGTGAATTATGATCTTGAActcataacttcaaattcaaggaaagttaagagtcaagtctataAAGCTCTTGGagtcttttcaagaagtcttttacgAATGCTTCtaactttgttttaaaacttaaagatcaagttgagtaaagagtgACATTTTATTTCACCAAAAGGGAATACTAAGTTGCTAGTGAGTGTTATATCACATGTCTACAATGTTGAGATTGTGTTCTTTGAATTACATTGTCTCCTTAATAGTCTCCCTATAATAGATAAAATTTGGAGCACTATAATTCTCATTGGTAATGTTGTAAGAGAATTGTCCACTCTTGCTTCTAAGATGTTGTTGGTAGTTGGTATAGCTTCCTTCATAGCTCCAACGAGACTCATCATAATGATATCAATTTTGTACGAACCTTGAGGACAAGTTATTATTAGGACCGAAGGTGTTGTTGTATATGAGCCTAGACCAATGACGAAGAATCCCAATATTAGATTAAGTGGCTATACGTGAGATATGATTTGATAAATAGAGTCTTTTGAGAGCAAAATAGGCTTTTTATGTGAATTATAATTATGCTTAGGCAAAGACTGTGCTTCTGATCCTCTATTTTCTCTTAGTTCACTCATCCCTTCTTCTTTATAGTTACTATTATTGTTCATCATCTTCATATTGTAACTGCTCATTTTCGTATGAATCGAAGCCTATTAGTTTGtttctttgttattattgttgaatTGAGAAATCACTGTAACCATTTTAGTGTTTGTTACAGCATCCGGTCAGATGGGGTCGATTAGGGAATGTTGAATGAACATCCTAAAAAATTGAGCCAAGAAACAAAATTCTAAGTCAGATGAATTCTGGAACCCACATGAGACTAGTGTCTCAATGGTCATACCTTTgttgaatttatattattaaacaGTGCGTCTAGTGATCTTTTatcaataacataataaaaaattctcAACGGGAACAAATACAAACAAGGAGGCTAGACAGTATTTCATAGTTATAATTTCTTGCTCTTTATATTCATTGCCTCTTGTTACAACTGTGATTTATTTCAtagttataatttaataaattcaattgTACCGTTTTGTAGGTAAACAAAACATTGTTATAATAAAGTTTGACTGTACCATAATTGTCTAATTATGAGGAGTATTGATTGTGATTATTAACTATGTTTGTGTCTAATCATGGTGATGTCGACTATAAGTATCATTCGAAGAGGTGACTTGGCAAGCTAGCAACTTGAAATGTGTTACTTACATTTTGGGAGACAAAAGTGATTTGATACATAATGGGAATTCACCTTCGAATGTGTGAGGGAACAAGAATACtatttttcctaattattttttattatttagaattGAGAAATCATAAGGGCAAAGCttttatgatttatgtatgTAGGTAACTCTGCCACATCAACAACCAACAAAGTATTGATTCTCCCACCAACTACTCTGCCTCATAGTTGAATGGTGTCCACTTAAATTCTAGTATATCAAAAAAGGCACACACAGAATCTTCATAGACATTATGGATATATTGAGCAAAAGTATTTGTTGTTAattaatctcaaaataattagaGGTCATAATTAAGTAAGATTCTTCCTTACCTGATCAACACCTATCCAATCTCACTTTACAACTCAcatgaaaaaggaagaaaaaagaagtaaaaagtaCAATGATAAAGATTATAGAGTATGGTATCTTTTAGTACAATGATAAAGATCAAACCATTTGCTATATTCCTTTATGGCTTAGAAGCCCATAATGATGATATATGTGAAATACAGGTGTATGCATCCCTCAGGCTCTTAactttttattccttttttccCACTTCTTGGGAATACATaccttttaattttgtatagaCCAATAGAAGAAAATAGTGAAGAAAAAGAGATACAgacttgaaataaaaaaaaatggatctAATGGGTGAATCTAAATGATTAAGATTTAGACCTACAAACCAAACACACTATGGATTGAATCCGAACGATTAAGATTCAAACCTCCATTAAGTGAAAAAATgaacttaaataattaagaCTCAAACCTACAAGCTAGACACACTTAATGAGTTGaatttgaatgattaagattcagatCTCTTTTAAGTGCCTAACAATGAAGCCAAAAGAGGCCTAATTGATCCTAAGGGCAAAGCTCAAATTAGAGGTGGatcaaaagttcaaattttactGGTTCAAGGTTTAAAAATACTATATTGTAACTTATTGAATTTATTGGTGGTTTCAATGTACTTGTTTAGTGCTCAATTCGTTcgaaattgtttgtcatgttacgtttttcgaaagtcaatttaattaatttttaaagttaaattagatcacattaattcaatatttttttaaagaaaaattagatatttaaaactatatgaaaagtactataaattacaattttttgcatattaatatgacgaaaaatacatcttaaaatattagtcaaagtttttatagtttaactctaaaaataaaaactatgacAAAATAAATACCGAACGAAGGAGTACATTTTTTAATGCATATATTTAGAGTCTAAGCTAGAGTTATTAAGTTTTAATGAATTCATATCTTACCATTTCTACATTTATCGTGGTTCACACACTACTCAAATATACATCGCTCTTCTTTAGGAAAAAAGAATAGAATTATTTTTAGATAGTTGTAAGATGGATAAGGCACTAATTAAAGGTAACCTTGAAGGCATGGCAATTACAAGTCCCGTCCGTTTCTGCATTAATAACTCTGTATGAAAAGAAGTTGAAGGCAATGATGTGATCATGAATTAACTATATCCATCATGGACTACAAActaaaaatatcttttcatttaatatttcaatttatcattttaagttAGTCCCATTTAGAGGAGTGTAATACTAATAACAACCACCTAGCTATCAATTTCATTTAGCATTACTTTAGCACGTCAGATCGTTTGATACAGTGTATTAGCAAAATATAATACATGCATAATGTATTAACTTTTTGTATTAGTACTTCCTCCGTTGCGTTAGCTTTGTGTATTAGTACTCTCTtcgtttcacaaagaatgacaTGATTTGACTTGACACAGAATTTTAGTatataaagaagacttttggaATTTTGtattcctaaattaaagttatgtcaaacaTACAAAATTCCCTTTTAATTTTGTGGCCTTAAATATGTCACGTGAAAGCTGAAATTAAATTGtcaccaaaagaaaaaagtcattcttttttaagcAGACAGAAAAGAAaagtgaattattatttttgaaacagaaaaaataatatcttatttGATACATTTTTTATGCTACATAGAATTAATGCTTacatatttattcattatattatgTATCAGAGAGTGAATTAGCACGAAGTGCCAACTCAACCACCCATAGGAGGTAGAAGATATTGAATCATATCATGAGTTGTGACGATGCCACTTGACATTTAACTTTCTGAGTGTAACAAGGGGTACTTGACGTATAACTTTTGCAGTGTCATAATTTAGTGAAATCAACTTTAGATTTATTCAAAGTAGTAATAATTTGTACAAAAAACTCACTTCCTGCGttataatattcatttattttcttactttttacattttatgaatttaaaacaaaaatatatatactatatgGAGAGCAGAGGAAGAGCATGATTTTCaataaaaaggttcaaaatatataaaaataaataatcgacatctactatatatacatattaatttattttaattacatataaataatataatttttcgctTTAAAAAATTCGAATGAGTTCTTCTTACACGGTACCTCCGCCCCTGATGGAGAGTAAATATTAATGGAGCCAGGAGTACTACTAAAGTGTGAGTGGGACCAATTATTAGGCACAAGAAAGTGACTTGCATTAATCTCTCATCTCCAATGGCTTTCGCTTTACatggattttttaaaattttattttaaataaccaTTGGTTTCTTATGATTTCCATCTagctctatttatttttttgagggaaaaaattaaatatatattaaattttgatgaaaaaacttTATGCATGTTAATTTTTTGAGCATTGGTTTCGttcatatatactattttcatttgaaaaagGTTCATCTTATTCTTTTATGAGTTAACTGAAAATCACattcaattttatcaaattattttatccaTGTGGCGAATGATAGATTTCAGCAAGTCTTATTTTAATGATGATCTGGGTTTCAAAAAAttggtaaattttaaaaaataatttaataatttgatcGAATCATCATTCACCACGTGGATAAAATGGTTTACAAAATTGGATGTGGTTTTTAGTTAACCAATAAATGTATGgatgagattattttttttcaaatgaatcTTACATAAATGAGCTAAACTTTTAATGAATGacgtaattttttttccaaatattttatgatatatagtcttttccttttattttattataattgattaattGTAATGAAACATGACtgagcttcttttttttttcggggcaaaattaaataaataaactagtTTTCCGTGTCAATTGAACTTTGCATGAGTATTATATCAAGAATAGGAAAGCTATATTGCTTTAATATTTGTTCCAGAAACAAGTGGGATCATATGAAAAGCTTCCTACATTAAAGTAAATAGAAGGCAAAAAGTTTAGAAGTAAAAGGGGATTTTgtcgtctttttttttttttgtttcaaaattgagtaagatttttaaaaaatcatttttttcattttcagagagaaaaatattgaaaaacacTCCTAAATtgaatgaattattaatttttaatcctCAAATTATTGACAATCTTAAAAACATCATCTTACTTGACTAACTAAACTTAAATACACTTTCAATGAGTGAAATACACCTTAAATTCTCGCGAAGCTTAAGCATATTTTCAACAATGctcttgattttttattaagaatctCATGCTCGTACAAAAATTTGAGACCACTTGTTATTACATGTTGTATATTAAGGGTGTATCTAAGTTTAGTTAgtcaaataaaaagatattttttaaaattattaataatttaaaaataaaactaataatttatgtCAAGTTGAAATGAGTTttcaatatttctatttattttctttcgcCCTCGTAGATTTGTACTGCTAAATGGCTTTTGTGTTTTGTGCTATCATTCCCATTTTACTCTTAGAACTTTAATTAGCTACTTAATTCCCACCTGCATGTGTCTATCAACTTTGTCTCTtacttttaatttcattttatattagtCCATAAAATGAGAGTTTTTGCTTGTATCTTTATGCATAAAAAGTAAGTGATAGTGGTTAATCTATTTAATGAAAAGAggttaaaatattattgaagtattgaaaatggtataaagCTCTCTTTCATCCACTTATAAgctctaaaatatttttcttatctattttttaatttaaacttgACTACTTATTTAAcagttttaaattcaaactatttaaatattttttttaaatacttagtacttaattattggttataatataatttattaatattttataataaaccaacccactaccccCAATtcataacccccccccccaaatcaCTTTATTAAACAAAATCTTGAACCCTTCTTTTCTAAGACTGTATTCTTCTCAATCAATTTTTGTGTTGTTTAACAAAATCCTccattaattttcaaaatttagacagattaattttaataagtgtCGTTAATTCAGTAAACtagtataattaatattaatctGAGTTTCAACTAATGTGGAAGTCCAATTAAATTTGGATTGTCTATGAAAAGTCCAATTGAAATTGTACtcatacattattaatgttgCTTTTGTTTTTTACTAGGAGAAATTAACTGCGAAGAACACAAATGGTTGTTTTATTTAATAGGTGAATTTAAGGTAAGTTTATTAATTGGGTagagtttaattagtaatgggtgggtaacaagtggtttataaattatattaataagttaaattataactaaTTGTTGAGTCtcacgtatttaaaaaaattaactaattttaatttaaaccgttaaataagtgatcaattttgaactcaaatgTGGATGAGAAtagtattttggagccaataggtggatgaaaaaagtattttgaagtcaataagTGAATAGACGATAGTTTTGTATCATTTctaatactttaagggtattttaggttcttttcaatttatttaaatgtaGAAAATTAGTGACAATCCTAATTACATGACACTCCTTATCTCCTCAATCAAATCCTTTTTATTTACCATAttaaataatcacaataatttACGCTTGATGACCCAACCGCTTTCAACAGAGTCGAAGtgagaaatttaattaaaaatattcaaaatctaatatattaatatgaaaaataattttgacctATATACTTGGTATAATTTTCTACGGAGtaataatatcatttttcaACAGTGTATGACTTGCCACCCTAGTCCCTAAACATATCAATTATGCACCGACTTCTCCATTTACGATATTGTTAATCTCATTTACCATTATTGTcttagagtgtgtttggtatgaaggaaaataattttcatggaagatattttctagaaaatattttcttggaaaacaaatagatttttgacttattttctcatgtttagttgGTCAGtagaaaatatcttttagaAAAGATTTTTAGTGCTTGATTTATgaacgaaaaatatttttgagaaatatattttatttttattaggttgtagaaaataatttttgaaattgaaaatattttttaaaaacaaatttaatctTTTTGAGGGTGGGGGCGGGGGTagggtgaaaaattaaaatttaaaatttataaaaaaaaatttaagaacaaacttcaatttattttggAGGTGGGGTGGAGGTCGTAATTAGGGCGGGGTGgggtgaaaaaattataaaacaacttaatttttttggagGGGGTGGAGCtgattgggggggggggggtcatgGGTAGGGGCGTGGtggggtgaaaaataaaaaattgaaattaaaaatattttttaaaataagttttaaacatattttttttaaaaaaatgtaatttgaagttgaaggaaagttttggaaaatgttttccttaatttttgaagggaagtcatttccttaactttgagaaaaaatagttgatttggaaaacatttccCAACACTTTTAACCCAACCaaactagaaaatattttccttcataccaaacaccccccccccccaatcaTAATTAGCAATataaaacaatgaaataaaCTCTCTTATTGGTTCTTATTGGATTGCTAAAAGGACACATTTTAGTTAAGATCTCTCTCTGGCCTTCTCATTCTCTATAATTTTAGAGGTCTTTGcctcaaattttatatattgaataacATAGAAAATTGTAATCTTTCTCCCCTCTAAATTGTTCTCTGCATTTTCTtcgaaataaaatattgtaGAATACTCGATCGGGTGATTTACCTTTATCACTTGACTACGTAGGGATGGCAATGGAGAAGTGcgattggggggggggggggtaggttAAGTCTATATGGAGCAGGGCGGGTTTAGCCTTATGTGAGACGGGGCAGTTGAAATAgctttttaagaaattaagtaGGATGAGCCGGTGACGGGTTGAAATTTTTCTCTTACTTTTCTAATTTGATCGCTCCACTCTCTCAACTTTCGTCTCTTTAACCGTTGTTTGTTACCGTCTGTCACTTTTTCTCTAAGTTTTTACAAAATGTACcattttataatcaaattttctGATGGATTTTAGTACAggaaattaaattgaatttatttgtAGACAAATTTAATTATGAGACAAAGTTACCTAGAGGTATTGAAAGTAGAAACTATTTAATTAGTGTGTTTTTAACATAACAAATGAGAAATAATCAAATTAGATCCTCGTTgtttaaaatgttaaatttgtcTACTGCtttagaaaattacataataaagaaaaaaatatataacataagtGGGACGAGTCTTTGCGGGGCAGGACGGTGTGGGTTAAGAATTGAAAACATATTAAGCGGGGTGGGCGGGGCGAAATTTTGTAGGTTAAGCTTCTACCCGCCCCGCACCCGCCTCAACCCGTCCCAACTCGCTCCATTGTCATCCTTATGAG
Proteins encoded in this region:
- the LOC101259052 gene encoding phosphoglucan phosphatase LSF2, chloroplastic; this translates as MGALWNSTCFSPVQNNPFLFSRSSKKYANSLWNFTNKSFQISCSEVKENHGRYSSNKKMEEYNLAMKRMMRNPYEYHHELGMNYTLITEDLIVGSQPQKIEDIDHLKEEENVSFILNLQQDKDIEFWGIDLQSIVTRCSELGINHMRRPARDFDPDSLRSVLPKAVSSLEWAISEGKGRVYVHCTAGLGRAPAVSIAYMFWFCGMDLNTAYDTLVSKRPCGPNKRSIRGATYDLAKNDQWKEPFENLPDYAFVDVADWERKLIQDRVRALRDT